Proteins from a genomic interval of Staphylococcus debuckii:
- a CDS encoding CPBP family intramembrane glutamic endopeptidase encodes MINNPFDSPKVMKRDFGLIPLYFLLLNVGQVIVLGVGLIVIETFHMKIPHNSNAIASGFGDIISFSLLFYIFYKMHQSYIIPIIIERIKQAKAYIWLVIITYIVYLIVDHAYSYALQFLPKHYQFEESQNQSLIIQQFDTPWLWPVLFLTTGILGPIAEELIFRHVLIHELGKKITYIGAAILSTLFFAVLHLHAGSSPFEFIPYLYGGFILVFVYFKSGKNLAVSSMLHILNNSVIVLTIIYQQLFQ; translated from the coding sequence ATGATAAACAATCCATTTGATTCGCCGAAAGTCATGAAACGTGACTTTGGGTTAATTCCACTGTATTTTCTACTGCTTAACGTCGGTCAAGTTATCGTACTCGGTGTTGGGCTGATTGTCATAGAAACTTTCCACATGAAAATTCCGCATAACAGTAATGCAATTGCGAGCGGCTTTGGTGACATTATTAGTTTTTCGTTGTTGTTTTATATTTTTTATAAAATGCACCAATCTTACATTATTCCGATTATCATTGAAAGGATTAAGCAAGCGAAGGCCTATATCTGGCTCGTTATTATTACTTATATAGTCTACTTGATTGTAGATCATGCTTATTCCTATGCTTTGCAATTTTTGCCGAAACACTATCAATTTGAAGAATCACAAAATCAATCTCTGATTATTCAACAATTCGACACACCGTGGTTATGGCCTGTACTCTTTTTAACTACTGGCATATTGGGACCGATTGCCGAAGAATTAATCTTTCGTCATGTATTGATACATGAACTGGGTAAGAAGATTACTTATATCGGAGCAGCTATCTTATCAACACTGTTTTTCGCAGTTTTACACTTGCATGCAGGGTCGTCGCCTTTTGAATTTATTCCTTATTTATATGGTGGTTTCATTTTAGTATTTGTCTACTTTAAGTCGGGTAAAAATTTAGCAGTCTCCAGTATGTTGCATATTCTCAATAATAGTGTAATTGTATTGACCATCATCTATCAACAACTGTTTCAATAA
- a CDS encoding CPBP family intramembrane glutamic endopeptidase translates to MSNPSARNKDTKQPSKAANTIRTPYDTSKVMKRDFWLIPLYIILLNIVPFLLILPFWIYSNSTHVKIPKTTETFTLTLGTLIGEIILLLIFYLMHRKYLIPLAIKRFSQVKHHILLIVSAYIAMMLATAAYNGLMQLLPKAYQFTETQNQLVILKMFDNPWAWPVLFLDIVILTPFVEELIFRHLIIHELGKKIGYITGAVISALLFAFTHVTGAHSPFEYGTYLIMAIALVFVYMKSGRNLAASISLHMLINLLGFISIVFQYIT, encoded by the coding sequence ATGTCGAATCCATCCGCAAGAAATAAAGATACAAAGCAACCATCGAAAGCTGCAAATACAATACGCACACCGTATGACACATCAAAAGTAATGAAGCGGGATTTTTGGCTCATCCCGCTTTACATCATTCTATTAAATATCGTACCATTCCTACTAATACTGCCGTTTTGGATATATAGCAATTCTACTCACGTAAAGATTCCCAAAACGACTGAAACATTTACTTTAACATTAGGCACATTAATCGGAGAAATCATCTTACTACTGATTTTCTATTTAATGCACCGCAAATATCTGATTCCACTCGCCATCAAGCGATTTTCTCAGGTGAAACATCACATCTTGCTGATTGTCTCTGCCTATATCGCAATGATGTTGGCGACTGCTGCTTACAATGGGCTGATGCAACTATTGCCGAAAGCCTATCAATTTACCGAAACACAAAATCAACTCGTCATTTTAAAAATGTTTGATAATCCATGGGCATGGCCAGTACTCTTCTTAGACATTGTTATCCTGACACCATTTGTAGAAGAACTCATTTTCCGTCATCTCATTATCCATGAACTCGGTAAAAAGATCGGCTATATCACAGGGGCAGTCATCTCCGCTCTGCTTTTCGCATTCACGCACGTGACAGGTGCCCATTCCCCCTTCGAATACGGCACTTACTTGATTATGGCCATTGCACTCGTCTTTGTATACATGAAGTCAGGCAGAAATTTAGCAGCCTCCATCTCATTGCACATGCTGATTAACTTATTAGGCTTCATTTCGATTGTCTTTCAATATATTACTTGA
- a CDS encoding nuclease-related domain-containing protein, whose translation MTKGQEGETLLAIALDNVPDINYIADLQLGERYHETQIDFVVLTPQTIFLIENKHYQSSYQFIDGHLYSRNHKRVDNPFLQMHDARECFMYHFLELSHQFKIMSILTFSHPQFSLRGDLSAQGTYFLPNEFHQFKHLFSYGKTPKLLFIKKQILSKNTNLEEKYMTVKRRPLHEVASGIKCPHCKKIILESSTDISSSNYIVCSYCHSSLKKSALIYAALKDLYLIKGEPITSREARHWIGDVGISRHSIYTILKKNFKSKGEKFYLHYFL comes from the coding sequence ATTACAAAAGGGCAGGAGGGGGAAACCCTACTCGCAATAGCACTCGATAATGTACCAGACATAAATTATATAGCTGATCTGCAACTAGGCGAGAGATATCACGAAACACAAATCGATTTTGTAGTCCTCACGCCGCAAACCATTTTCCTCATTGAAAACAAACACTATCAAAGCAGCTATCAATTCATAGACGGCCACTTATACTCTCGGAACCACAAACGTGTAGACAACCCTTTTTTACAAATGCATGACGCACGCGAATGCTTTATGTATCATTTTCTAGAACTCTCTCACCAATTCAAAATAATGTCTATTTTAACCTTTTCACACCCTCAATTCAGCCTGCGAGGCGATTTATCTGCGCAAGGTACTTATTTCCTGCCCAATGAATTTCATCAATTCAAACACCTCTTCAGCTATGGTAAGACCCCCAAACTTCTTTTTATTAAAAAGCAAATTCTTTCGAAAAATACAAACCTTGAAGAGAAATACATGACAGTAAAACGCCGCCCGTTGCATGAAGTGGCAAGCGGAATAAAATGCCCACATTGCAAGAAAATAATATTAGAGAGCAGTACTGACATTTCGAGTTCAAATTATATTGTATGTTCGTATTGTCATTCTTCATTAAAAAAATCAGCACTTATATACGCAGCTTTGAAAGATTTATACCTTATCAAAGGGGAACCGATTACCTCCAGAGAAGCAAGACATTGGATAGGAGACGTTGGCATATCCAGACATTCGATTTACACAATTCTGAAGAAAAACTTTAAAAGTAAAGGAGAGAAATTTTATTTACATTATTTCTTGTAG
- a CDS encoding DUF1307 domain-containing protein translates to MKRSFLAIVLLLAGVFLLAACEKEQSKTYEGDLEGADIITTLTYKGDKLLKQSSILTINYDENGVSKSEAKQILAKQERVFKGIDGISYKKEIKKDKAVQKIVIDYDTKNVKEMTKKVGITGPEKGKDYVNVKDVERAMKKAGFEEKKPLKDND, encoded by the coding sequence ATGAAACGTAGCTTCCTAGCAATAGTCTTGCTGTTAGCGGGTGTCTTTTTATTAGCAGCATGTGAAAAAGAACAATCTAAAACCTATGAAGGTGACCTCGAAGGTGCTGACATCATCACAACATTGACTTATAAAGGTGATAAATTACTCAAACAATCCAGTATTCTAACGATAAATTACGATGAAAACGGTGTGTCAAAATCAGAAGCTAAGCAAATTTTAGCCAAGCAAGAAAGAGTATTTAAAGGCATAGACGGTATTTCTTATAAAAAAGAAATTAAAAAAGATAAAGCCGTGCAAAAAATCGTGATTGATTATGATACTAAAAATGTGAAAGAAATGACGAAAAAAGTCGGCATCACAGGACCTGAAAAAGGTAAAGACTATGTGAATGTCAAAGATGTGGAACGCGCTATGAAAAAAGCAGGCTTTGAAGAAAAGAAACCATTGAAAGATAATGACTAA
- the ppx gene encoding exopolyphosphatase: protein MMKRIGLIDIGSNTIRLVVFEYDKETGLSEIQNIKTPARLSQYLEDDLTMNQEGIDVLIDSLESFKKVADAYKVDELHPIATAAIRQSKNRDDILKQTKKKLGIKISIVPELDEAFYGFYAIINSTDIENGLSVDIGGGSTEVTLFKDKELIHSHSFPFGVVTLTRKFFGDKAHDDKDAIKKMQKFLEKEFSSLSWINNQKVALVGVGGSARNTARIHQSEVSYPIGGVHCYSMSGKDLDQVFDLIKESSRDDLTNLDGLSRDRVDIILPAVAVFKALFKQVDATQFTFSRKGLREGYVMNHLNQKYPDAFDRFNVQDRALYQLSNAYKHEQAGAEQRVVLARDLLEQLTELDTISLSDKEKRLFEQAAYVYYLGRFIDSDSGSQHTYYIISNSMIDGFNHHDRVKLAMMASFKNKSLLKFYNNETGWLDSDELSDLQSLGGIIKFIDALNVSHTNPVKRVELEKKDKDHYILNAFHTDNPIAEEYQANRQKKHLEKVLKAKVSINFTKS from the coding sequence ATTATGAAACGCATTGGTTTAATTGACATCGGTTCCAACACCATCAGACTTGTGGTCTTTGAATATGATAAAGAAACAGGTCTTTCAGAAATACAAAATATTAAAACACCAGCACGACTTAGTCAATATTTGGAAGATGATTTGACTATGAATCAAGAAGGGATTGATGTATTGATCGATTCCTTAGAAAGTTTTAAAAAGGTGGCAGATGCTTACAAAGTTGATGAATTGCATCCAATTGCAACAGCAGCAATTCGTCAATCTAAGAACCGCGACGATATTTTAAAACAAACTAAGAAGAAATTAGGCATTAAAATTTCGATTGTGCCCGAATTGGATGAGGCATTTTACGGATTTTACGCGATTATCAATTCCACTGATATCGAAAATGGACTTTCAGTCGATATCGGGGGCGGCTCTACTGAAGTCACGCTTTTCAAAGATAAAGAACTTATCCATTCTCATAGTTTCCCATTCGGTGTCGTCACTTTAACACGTAAATTCTTTGGTGATAAAGCGCACGATGATAAGGATGCTATTAAAAAAATGCAGAAATTCTTGGAAAAAGAGTTCAGTTCATTGAGCTGGATTAATAATCAAAAGGTTGCATTAGTCGGCGTCGGCGGTTCTGCACGTAATACCGCACGCATACATCAATCAGAGGTTTCTTATCCTATCGGAGGCGTGCATTGTTATTCAATGTCAGGCAAAGATTTAGATCAAGTATTCGATTTGATTAAAGAGAGTTCGCGTGATGATTTGACGAATTTAGACGGCTTAAGTCGCGACCGTGTCGATATTATTTTACCAGCCGTTGCAGTGTTCAAAGCTTTGTTTAAACAAGTGGATGCGACGCAGTTTACTTTTTCCAGAAAAGGTCTGCGTGAAGGTTACGTGATGAATCATCTGAACCAAAAGTATCCAGACGCATTTGATCGTTTTAACGTTCAAGATCGTGCACTTTACCAGTTATCAAATGCGTATAAACATGAACAAGCTGGTGCTGAGCAACGTGTCGTGCTTGCAAGAGATTTATTAGAACAGCTGACTGAATTGGACACGATTTCTTTATCGGATAAGGAAAAACGTTTATTCGAGCAAGCTGCCTATGTATATTATTTAGGACGTTTCATCGATTCAGACTCAGGTTCCCAACATACGTATTACATTATTTCCAACTCAATGATTGACGGTTTCAACCATCACGACCGAGTGAAACTTGCTATGATGGCAAGCTTTAAGAACAAATCGTTATTAAAATTCTACAATAACGAAACAGGTTGGCTCGATAGTGATGAACTGAGCGATTTACAATCATTAGGCGGTATTATCAAATTTATTGATGCTTTGAATGTTTCGCATACAAACCCTGTGAAACGCGTTGAACTTGAAAAGAAAGATAAAGATCACTACATTTTAAATGCTTTCCACACTGATAATCCAATTGCGGAAGAATATCAAGCAAATCGCCAAAAGAAACATCTGGAAAAAGTTTTAAAAGCAAAAGTATCTATTAACTTTACAAAATCTTAA
- a CDS encoding RNA degradosome polyphosphate kinase, with protein sequence MQNQVIEKDINQPEYYNNRELSWLDFNYRVLQEASDKTNPLLEQLNFVAIFASNLDEFFMVRVAGLQDQVKMNFNKPENKSQMTPKEQLDAIKKKNAKFVDLQYERYNELTEDLREYDVITTKPEALDDDLQEQLEREFRDNILPTLTPLGIDAYHPFPKLVNKSLNIFVELDTDDATNTAIVQIPSLIDRFMIMKKDGKQYVLMVEDVIDYFIEYLFQGYDIRNTFTFRITRNADLTIHEDGAEDLLIEIERFLKMRKSGSAVRLEVDARNANEADIQELKEQLEIHNNDVYFVDGPLDLTMLFGLVGRLTPDLSNLRYDPYTPQVPASLGYNNIYDLALKRDIFFHHPYESFEPIVDFIREASEDPDTIAIKQTLYRVSKDSPIIKSLKNAAEKGKQVTVLVELKARFDEENNVHWARMLEDAGCHVIYGMTHLKTHSKITLVVKRLKGQLVPFVHLGTGNYNDKTAEIYTDMGIITTDKGIAEDAINFFNYLSGYSLKPQYNELIVAPFDIRDVFVERIDTEIKNHKENGNGHIIMKMNSLTDKTIIKKLFEASQAGVKIQLVIRGICCLKPGIPGISENIEVVSIVGRFLEHSRIYYFHNNGDEKIYLSSADAMTRNMIKRVEILFPVHDQKIRERLLKFLNLQLSDNQKGRYQDQNGVYHYVNNNQLPLNSQLYMMHEAVERAKTINKHETQVVENRPHKANRPRRGWISRLKNSFNSNR encoded by the coding sequence ATGCAAAATCAAGTCATAGAAAAAGACATCAATCAACCAGAATACTATAACAACCGAGAATTAAGCTGGCTCGACTTTAACTACCGAGTATTACAAGAAGCGAGCGACAAAACAAATCCTTTACTAGAACAATTAAATTTCGTGGCGATTTTCGCTTCGAACTTAGATGAATTTTTCATGGTCCGTGTTGCCGGATTACAAGACCAAGTCAAAATGAATTTCAATAAACCGGAAAATAAATCTCAAATGACGCCCAAAGAACAATTGGATGCTATCAAAAAGAAAAATGCGAAATTTGTTGATTTACAATATGAACGCTATAACGAATTAACTGAAGATTTACGAGAATATGATGTCATTACAACTAAACCTGAAGCATTGGACGATGACTTACAAGAACAGTTGGAACGCGAATTCAGAGACAATATTTTGCCGACACTTACACCGCTCGGTATTGATGCGTACCATCCTTTCCCTAAATTGGTTAATAAAAGCTTAAATATCTTTGTGGAGTTGGATACCGACGATGCAACTAATACTGCTATTGTTCAAATCCCTTCATTAATTGACCGCTTCATGATTATGAAAAAAGACGGCAAACAATATGTCTTGATGGTAGAAGATGTCATTGACTACTTCATCGAATATCTTTTCCAAGGCTATGACATCCGAAATACTTTCACTTTCAGAATCACAAGAAATGCTGACTTGACGATTCATGAAGATGGCGCGGAAGATTTATTAATTGAAATTGAACGTTTCTTAAAAATGCGTAAAAGCGGTTCTGCTGTTCGTTTAGAAGTAGATGCGCGTAATGCAAATGAAGCTGATATTCAAGAATTGAAAGAACAATTAGAAATCCATAATAATGATGTTTATTTTGTAGACGGCCCATTAGATTTAACGATGTTATTCGGCCTAGTCGGACGTTTGACTCCTGATTTAAGCAACTTGCGTTACGATCCTTATACACCGCAAGTCCCTGCTTCATTAGGCTACAATAATATTTATGATTTAGCTTTAAAACGCGACATTTTCTTCCATCACCCATATGAATCTTTCGAACCGATTGTGGACTTCATCAGAGAAGCTTCCGAAGATCCTGACACAATTGCGATTAAACAGACTTTATACCGCGTAAGTAAAGATTCACCTATTATTAAGAGCTTAAAGAACGCTGCTGAAAAAGGAAAACAAGTGACAGTACTTGTAGAATTGAAAGCGCGTTTCGATGAAGAAAACAATGTACATTGGGCACGAATGTTGGAAGATGCAGGATGCCACGTGATTTATGGTATGACACATTTGAAAACACATAGTAAAATCACATTAGTTGTTAAACGACTAAAAGGTCAGTTGGTACCATTCGTGCATTTAGGTACAGGCAACTACAACGATAAAACTGCTGAAATTTATACTGATATGGGTATCATTACTACTGATAAAGGCATTGCAGAAGATGCTATCAATTTCTTCAACTATTTAAGCGGCTATTCTTTAAAACCGCAATATAACGAATTGATTGTGGCACCATTTGATATCCGTGATGTCTTTGTAGAACGTATTGATACTGAAATAAAAAATCATAAAGAAAACGGCAATGGCCATATCATTATGAAAATGAACTCCTTAACTGACAAAACAATTATTAAGAAATTGTTTGAAGCTTCTCAAGCCGGTGTTAAGATTCAATTAGTCATCCGCGGTATCTGCTGCTTGAAACCAGGTATCCCTGGCATCAGCGAAAATATTGAAGTAGTCAGCATTGTAGGTCGTTTCTTAGAACATTCTCGTATCTATTACTTCCATAACAACGGCGATGAAAAAATCTATTTATCATCTGCTGATGCGATGACACGTAATATGATTAAACGTGTGGAAATCTTATTCCCAGTACACGATCAAAAAATCAGAGAACGTCTATTGAAATTCTTGAACTTACAACTTTCTGATAACCAAAAAGGACGTTATCAAGACCAAAACGGTGTTTATCATTATGTGAATAACAATCAATTACCATTAAATTCACAATTATATATGATGCACGAAGCGGTTGAACGTGCCAAAACTATCAACAAACATGAAACACAAGTCGTCGAGAACCGACCACATAAAGCGAATCGCCCTAGACGCGGATGGATTTCACGCTTAAAAAATTCATTTAATAGCAATCGCTAG
- a CDS encoding acetylornithine deacetylase: protein MNKRHFDLLKLLVEYNTESPPARNTDPLQDEIQAFLEENGFEVQRRKMYDHDSIVVGVLKGKDPRAPKLILNGHVDVANVEDPKYWTYPPFELTEVDDWLYGRGVSDMKGGVASLFYVLERLRKEGVEPEGDIIVQSVVGEEVGEAGTKYACEMSPEADLALVMDTSDNQALGQGGVITGWITVQSKETVHDGARSQMVHAGGGLYGASAIEKMAKIITALKELEQHWAVMKSYPDMPAGANTINPAVIEGGRNPAFIADECRLWVTVHFLPDEDYHEVVEEIEAYLNRVAEADVWLRENPLQFDWGGTSMIEDRGEVFPSFTLPLEHLGYKMLEAAHEAVYDEQLVSGMTTTVTDGGWLADAGVPTILYGPGSLTEAHSVDEKVKKEELAHYSEVLYKFLKSWYAKPEKE from the coding sequence ATGAATAAACGTCACTTTGATTTGTTGAAGCTGTTGGTGGAGTACAATACGGAGAGTCCGCCGGCGCGTAATACGGATCCGTTGCAGGATGAGATTCAAGCGTTTCTGGAGGAGAATGGATTTGAGGTGCAGCGTCGTAAAATGTATGACCATGATAGTATTGTGGTCGGTGTGTTGAAGGGTAAAGATCCGCGTGCGCCGAAGTTGATATTGAATGGTCATGTGGATGTTGCGAATGTGGAAGATCCGAAGTATTGGACGTATCCGCCGTTTGAATTGACGGAGGTGGATGATTGGCTGTACGGCCGCGGCGTGAGTGATATGAAGGGCGGCGTCGCATCACTATTCTATGTGTTGGAGCGTCTGCGTAAAGAGGGCGTTGAACCTGAGGGCGATATTATTGTGCAGTCGGTTGTCGGCGAAGAAGTCGGTGAAGCGGGGACGAAATATGCTTGTGAGATGAGTCCTGAAGCAGATTTGGCTTTAGTGATGGATACGAGTGATAACCAAGCGCTCGGGCAAGGCGGCGTAATTACAGGTTGGATTACGGTGCAAAGCAAGGAGACGGTCCATGACGGTGCACGTAGTCAGATGGTGCATGCTGGTGGCGGGCTGTATGGGGCCAGTGCGATTGAAAAAATGGCTAAGATTATCACGGCGTTGAAGGAACTGGAGCAGCATTGGGCAGTCATGAAGTCTTACCCAGATATGCCTGCAGGAGCGAACACAATTAATCCTGCAGTGATTGAAGGCGGCCGCAATCCGGCGTTTATTGCGGATGAATGTCGCTTATGGGTGACGGTGCATTTCTTGCCGGATGAGGATTATCATGAGGTCGTGGAGGAAATTGAGGCGTACTTGAATCGCGTGGCTGAGGCAGATGTCTGGCTGCGTGAGAATCCCTTGCAATTTGACTGGGGCGGCACGTCGATGATCGAAGACCGCGGCGAAGTCTTCCCAAGCTTTACCTTGCCGTTAGAACATCTTGGCTACAAGATGTTGGAAGCGGCACATGAAGCGGTTTATGACGAACAACTCGTATCCGGCATGACAACGACCGTGACTGACGGCGGCTGGTTGGCCGATGCCGGTGTGCCTACCATTTTATATGGGCCTGGCAGTTTAACGGAGGCGCATAGTGTGGATGAAAAGGTAAAGAAAGAAGAGTTGGCCCACTATAGTGAGGTGCTCTACAAATTCTTGAAGTCATGGTATGCGAAGCCTGAAAAAGAATAA
- a CDS encoding gluconate:H+ symporter produces MFGEIWPLITVVIGILILLALIILLKLNTFISLIITSMVTAILLGMPLDKVVETVEKGMGSTLGHIALIFGLGAILGKLLSDGGGATRIADTLIEKFGEKNVQWAMVIAAFVIGIALFFEVGLVLLIPLVFTLAKRTKVSPLKIGLPMITALSVTHGFLPPHPGPVVIAKELHANLGQVLMFGIIIAIPVTIIAGPLFGRIAPKLTPTAYTREGDISSLGAQREFKPSEMPSFGISVLTATLPVILMLIATIVQLATGSVDGGKNIIEKIIYFIGTADTAMLIAVIFAMFTMGIKQGRKNKEIMTSVTEAIYPIGMMILIIGGGGTFKQVLIDGGVGDTIAKMFEGSTMSPILLAWIVAAVLRLALGSATVAAISTTGIVLPLLQASDVNVALVVLAIGAGSVICSHVNDAGFWMFKEYFGLTVKETFLTWSLLETVISVSGIIFILFISLFV; encoded by the coding sequence ATGTTTGGGGAAATTTGGCCGCTGATTACAGTGGTAATCGGAATTTTGATTTTATTAGCCTTAATTATTCTATTGAAGTTAAATACTTTTATTTCATTGATTATTACTTCCATGGTTACTGCCATCTTACTGGGTATGCCATTAGACAAAGTAGTTGAAACCGTTGAAAAAGGAATGGGCAGCACGCTGGGTCACATCGCGCTTATCTTCGGTTTAGGTGCTATATTGGGTAAATTATTATCAGACGGCGGCGGAGCAACACGCATTGCCGATACCTTGATTGAAAAATTCGGTGAGAAAAATGTGCAATGGGCAATGGTGATTGCAGCATTTGTCATCGGTATTGCATTATTCTTCGAAGTAGGATTAGTCTTATTAATTCCACTCGTCTTTACATTAGCAAAACGTACTAAAGTTTCACCATTGAAAATCGGTTTGCCGATGATTACCGCATTATCAGTGACGCACGGCTTCTTACCGCCGCACCCTGGTCCAGTGGTTATTGCAAAAGAATTGCATGCTAACTTAGGACAAGTATTGATGTTCGGTATTATTATCGCTATTCCAGTAACTATTATTGCAGGACCGTTATTCGGTAGAATTGCACCGAAATTAACACCGACTGCTTATACACGTGAAGGCGATATTTCATCATTAGGTGCACAACGAGAATTCAAACCTTCTGAAATGCCAAGCTTCGGTATAAGTGTATTAACTGCTACTTTACCGGTTATTTTAATGTTAATTGCTACCATTGTACAATTAGCTACCGGCTCTGTTGACGGCGGAAAAAATATTATCGAAAAGATTATTTATTTCATTGGAACAGCAGATACAGCAATGCTGATTGCAGTAATATTCGCGATGTTTACAATGGGTATTAAACAAGGACGTAAAAATAAAGAAATTATGACTTCAGTTACAGAAGCGATTTATCCAATCGGTATGATGATCTTAATCATTGGCGGCGGCGGTACTTTCAAACAAGTACTCATCGACGGCGGCGTCGGCGATACAATTGCTAAAATGTTCGAAGGTTCTACAATGTCTCCAATCTTATTAGCATGGATTGTCGCAGCAGTCTTAAGATTAGCACTCGGTTCAGCAACCGTTGCAGCGATTTCTACCACGGGTATCGTGTTGCCATTGCTTCAAGCAAGTGATGTCAACGTCGCACTTGTAGTATTGGCAATCGGTGCCGGAAGTGTTATTTGTTCACACGTCAACGATGCAGGATTCTGGATGTTCAAAGAATATTTCGGCCTTACTGTTAAAGAAACATTCTTAACATGGTCACTTCTGGAAACAGTTATTTCTGTATCTGGTATTATTTTCATCTTATTTATCAGCTTATTTGTTTAA
- the gntK gene encoding gluconokinase gives MKYMIGVDVGTTSTKSVLYDENGQFIRKHNIGYDMDTPNVDTSEENPDEIFDAVLMTIKAVIREERVAAEDVKLIAFSAQMHSLIAMDNNQQPLTESITWADNRASKYADAIHSEHNGHEIYKRTGTPIHPMSPLSKIFWMKNEKPEIYNNAKKYIDIKSYILYQLYGKYVMDQSIGSATGMMNLETLDWDNGALELLGITKDQLPELVPTTHVMTGMKHRYSNLLGVKPDTPVIVGASDGVLSNLGVNSYKKGEVAVTIGTSGAIRTVIDHPRTDDKGRIFCYVLTEDQYVIGGPVNNGGIILRWLRDELLASEVETAKRLGVDPYDVLTKIASRVEPGAKGLIFHPYLAGERAPLWNANARGSYFGLTLAHKKEHMIRAALEGVLYNLYTVYLALIEVMGETPTAIKATGGFAKSEVWRQMMADIFATDVIVPESYESSCLGACVLGLKALGEIDDFSIIEEMVGTTHAHQPNQDAVETYQQLISIFIDLSRSLESQYAKIADFQRHHL, from the coding sequence ATGAAGTATATGATTGGGGTCGATGTCGGCACAACAAGTACAAAATCAGTTTTGTATGACGAGAATGGACAATTTATTCGTAAACACAACATTGGTTACGATATGGATACACCTAACGTTGACACTTCCGAAGAGAATCCTGATGAAATTTTTGACGCAGTATTGATGACTATCAAAGCTGTGATTCGTGAAGAAAGGGTAGCTGCAGAGGATGTGAAATTGATTGCCTTCAGTGCACAAATGCATAGTTTGATAGCGATGGACAATAATCAACAACCTCTCACAGAGAGTATTACTTGGGCAGATAATCGTGCAAGCAAATATGCGGATGCTATTCATTCTGAACATAATGGGCATGAGATTTATAAACGCACAGGTACACCGATTCATCCTATGTCGCCGTTATCTAAGATTTTTTGGATGAAAAATGAGAAACCAGAAATTTATAACAATGCTAAGAAATATATCGATATTAAAAGCTATATCTTATATCAACTTTACGGTAAATATGTGATGGATCAATCTATCGGTTCAGCGACAGGTATGATGAATTTAGAAACATTGGATTGGGATAATGGAGCGCTAGAGTTACTTGGCATTACTAAAGACCAATTACCTGAGTTAGTACCAACGACACACGTGATGACTGGTATGAAACATCGCTATTCTAATTTGTTGGGTGTTAAACCGGATACTCCGGTTATCGTAGGTGCTAGTGACGGTGTGCTTTCTAACTTAGGGGTGAACAGTTATAAAAAAGGAGAAGTGGCGGTCACTATTGGTACATCAGGCGCTATCAGAACAGTCATCGATCATCCACGGACTGATGATAAAGGACGTATTTTCTGCTATGTCTTAACAGAAGACCAATACGTCATCGGCGGACCGGTTAATAATGGCGGCATCATTTTACGCTGGTTGCGTGATGAGCTCTTAGCGAGCGAAGTTGAAACAGCGAAACGACTCGGCGTCGATCCTTACGATGTCTTAACTAAGATTGCCAGCCGTGTAGAACCAGGTGCCAAAGGTTTAATCTTCCATCCTTATTTGGCTGGAGAACGTGCGCCGCTGTGGAATGCGAATGCTCGCGGTTCTTACTTCGGCCTTACATTAGCTCATAAAAAAGAACACATGATTAGAGCAGCACTTGAAGGCGTGCTCTACAATCTTTATACCGTGTATCTGGCTTTAATTGAAGTGATGGGAGAAACACCGACAGCGATTAAAGCCACAGGTGGTTTTGCAAAAAGTGAAGTATGGCGTCAAATGATGGCAGATATTTTTGCGACAGATGTCATCGTACCTGAAAGTTATGAAAGTTCCTGTTTAGGTGCTTGTGTACTCGGTCTGAAAGCACTCGGTGAGATTGATGATTTCTCTATTATTGAAGAAATGGTCGGTACTACACACGCTCATCAACCGAACCAAGACGCTGTAGAAACATATCAGCAATTAATCAGTATCTTTATTGATTTAAGTCGCTCTCTTGAAAGCCAATATGCTAAGATAGCAGACTTTCAACGTCATCATCTATAA